One stretch of Ornithinimicrobium ciconiae DNA includes these proteins:
- a CDS encoding RNA polymerase sigma factor encodes MTDPQVAEAVARAHQQEWARVVAGLARRFGDLDLAEDSAAEAFATAVERWPQNGIPPNPGGWLATTARRKAIDRLRRESHREDKHQAAHMLLDDTPHEPTGPVEDDRLRLLFTCCHPALSMEARVALTLRLLGGLTVAEIAHAFLVPETTMAQRITRAKAKIKAAHIPYRVPLAGDIRERWVGVLAVVYLVFNEGYLASGGQDPLRVDLTDEAIRLGRLLRELRPDDGEVAGLLALMILTDARRPARVSRTGEVVTLEEQDRGAWDHALIAEGHALVRERLAAVAAEGEPPGRYQVLAAINAVHTSVASARDTDWSQVVALYNRLLTIDPSPIVRLNRAIAVAELDGPDVGLAEVDRLSDALDSYHAFHATRADLLRRLGRSGDARAAYDRAITLAGNPAERAYLARRRDQLAG; translated from the coding sequence GTGACAGACCCGCAGGTCGCTGAGGCGGTCGCCCGTGCCCACCAGCAGGAGTGGGCGCGGGTGGTCGCCGGCCTGGCACGCCGCTTCGGCGACCTGGACCTCGCCGAGGACTCCGCGGCCGAGGCGTTCGCCACCGCCGTGGAGCGGTGGCCCCAGAACGGCATACCCCCCAACCCCGGCGGGTGGCTCGCCACCACGGCCCGGCGCAAGGCGATCGACCGGCTGCGCCGCGAGTCCCACCGCGAGGACAAGCACCAGGCGGCCCACATGCTGTTGGACGACACACCGCACGAGCCGACCGGCCCGGTCGAGGACGACCGGCTGCGGCTGCTGTTCACCTGCTGCCACCCCGCCCTCTCCATGGAGGCCCGGGTGGCGCTCACCCTGCGCCTGCTCGGCGGCCTCACCGTCGCCGAGATCGCCCACGCGTTCCTCGTGCCGGAGACCACCATGGCGCAGCGGATCACCCGCGCCAAGGCCAAGATCAAGGCGGCGCACATCCCCTATCGGGTGCCCTTGGCGGGCGACATCCGGGAGCGGTGGGTGGGGGTGCTCGCCGTGGTCTATCTCGTCTTCAACGAGGGCTATCTGGCCAGCGGGGGCCAAGACCCGCTGCGCGTGGACCTGACGGATGAGGCCATCCGCCTCGGCCGGCTGCTGCGCGAGCTCCGGCCCGACGACGGGGAGGTGGCCGGGCTGCTGGCCCTGATGATCCTCACCGATGCACGACGCCCGGCGCGTGTCTCCCGGACGGGCGAGGTGGTGACGCTGGAGGAGCAGGACCGCGGCGCGTGGGACCACGCCTTGATCGCCGAGGGGCATGCGCTCGTCCGCGAGCGGCTCGCCGCCGTCGCGGCAGAGGGAGAGCCGCCCGGGCGCTATCAGGTGCTGGCGGCGATCAACGCGGTGCACACGTCGGTCGCGTCGGCGCGGGACACCGACTGGTCCCAGGTCGTCGCGCTCTACAACCGCCTGCTGACCATCGACCCCTCGCCCATCGTGCGGCTCAACCGGGCCATCGCGGTTGCCGAGCTGGACGGACCCGACGTGGGGCTGGCCGAGGTCGACCGGCTCAGTGACGCGTTGGACAGCTACCACGCCTTCCACGCCACCCGCGCCGACCTGCTCCGACGGCTCGGCCGCAGCGGTGACGCGCGCGCGGCCTATGACCGGGCGATCACGCTGGCCGGCAACCCCGCGGAGCGGGCCTATCTGGCCCGGCGCCGCGACCAGCTCGCCGGCTGA
- a CDS encoding AMP-binding enzyme, whose product MPLFVVLADPEGELDDDLRDVIRTAIRTQASPLHVPDEIHQVRALPHTRTGKRLEVPLKRMMQGADPDTVVQRTALDDPSLLEPFLALARERRTR is encoded by the coding sequence ATGCCGCTCTTTGTCGTCCTGGCCGACCCCGAGGGTGAGTTGGACGATGACCTGCGGGATGTCATACGCACAGCGATCCGGACGCAGGCCTCCCCCCTGCACGTGCCCGACGAGATCCACCAGGTGCGCGCCCTGCCGCACACCCGCACCGGCAAGCGCCTCGAGGTGCCGCTCAAGCGGATGATGCAGGGGGCTGACCCCGACACCGTCGTGCAGCGCACCGCCCTGGACGACCCGAGCCTGCTGGAGCCGTTCTTGGCGCTCGCGCGCGAGCGCCGGACCCGCTGA
- a CDS encoding type II toxin-antitoxin system VapB family antitoxin, with protein MARTNIDLDDELVTSVMARYRLESKRAAVDFALRQLIREPLTLDEILAMRGSGFEVDNEEIEGDWAVST; from the coding sequence ATGGCACGGACCAACATCGACCTTGACGACGAGCTGGTCACGTCAGTGATGGCGCGCTATCGGCTTGAGTCCAAGCGCGCCGCAGTCGACTTCGCCCTCCGGCAGCTGATTCGCGAGCCTCTGACCCTGGACGAGATCCTTGCCATGAGGGGCAGCGGGTTCGAGGTCGACAACGAGGAGATCGAGGGAGACTGGGCGGTCTCCACGTGA
- the vapC gene encoding type II toxin-antitoxin system VapC family toxin produces MIVDTSVWIEFLRPGPSKAGDHLESLIRQQERLVVPETVLMELLSGTADEVAADRRLRMLESFEVTPTEPVVDSLAAARLQRACRREGESVRNLGDCLIASVSLRLDVPVLHRDRDFEVLRRHCGIQTVSLLEL; encoded by the coding sequence GTGATCGTCGACACCTCGGTGTGGATCGAGTTCCTGCGACCCGGTCCCTCCAAGGCTGGTGACCATCTTGAGTCCCTGATCCGGCAGCAGGAACGGCTCGTGGTCCCCGAGACCGTGCTGATGGAGTTGCTGAGTGGCACGGCTGATGAGGTCGCTGCTGATCGTCGCCTCCGGATGCTCGAGTCCTTCGAGGTGACACCCACCGAACCCGTTGTTGACTCACTGGCTGCGGCGCGCCTCCAGCGTGCGTGCCGCCGCGAAGGCGAGTCCGTCCGCAACCTCGGCGACTGCCTCATTGCCAGCGTTTCCCTGCGCCTGGATGTGCCTGTGCTTCACCGGGACCGGGACTTCGAGGTGCTCCGCCGACACTGCGGCATTCAGACCGTGTCCCTCCTCGAGCTCTGA
- a CDS encoding sensor histidine kinase — protein sequence MTWWRSAGPPAVLCAAGLVETWLAYGADPGRLMLVVVLTAPLVWRRSQPALGMLVISAGFLVQVVAESVRVVDGTFTCYFALLWATYSCARHAGSPVMSAASMAGPLAGGLTIGLIDQSLVSAILAATIVTGSIGVGHAVRVRVTTRQTLERQALEIATATAVAASWHARQSREQIAAEVQVTLTQRVRQMIELAGRAALERRTDPQAAAQRLCIVEAEGRSALQDMRITLGMLRGADASDPGPGCQAEEVAHAGPAAASSHRPWTFILGLGLAATAVVLFNLAAGFTAVADYAFPLALVALAALGVRAMQRQGEILARVRHQTVQLQALREDAARAAVVEEKTRLARELHDVVAHHLVVMVVQAGAARRALEKGRPGSAESLTAVASTGAEVLNELQSLLDLVDPGAAAGPAHGMSELELLVDRARAGGLDVELSVLGHRRSLPGGVDLVAHRIVQESLTNVIRHAEATCVQVVITYDPDRVTIEVKDDGRGLREGTALGLGTRGMEERAQMYGGSCELSELPAGGARVLATLPLGPEAALG from the coding sequence GTGACGTGGTGGCGAAGTGCGGGCCCTCCCGCGGTGCTGTGCGCGGCCGGCCTGGTCGAGACCTGGCTCGCCTACGGAGCGGATCCCGGTCGCCTGATGCTGGTCGTTGTCCTCACCGCTCCCCTGGTATGGCGGCGGTCACAGCCAGCGCTTGGCATGCTGGTCATCAGTGCCGGATTCCTTGTCCAGGTTGTGGCGGAGTCGGTGCGCGTGGTGGACGGGACGTTCACCTGCTACTTCGCGCTGCTCTGGGCCACCTACTCCTGCGCCCGCCACGCCGGCTCGCCCGTGATGTCCGCTGCCTCGATGGCGGGGCCGTTGGCCGGAGGACTGACCATCGGTCTCATCGACCAGAGCCTGGTGTCCGCAATCCTGGCCGCCACGATCGTCACCGGATCGATCGGGGTGGGGCACGCCGTCCGGGTTCGTGTCACGACCCGGCAGACGTTGGAGCGACAGGCGCTGGAGATCGCCACCGCCACAGCCGTGGCCGCGTCGTGGCACGCCCGCCAGTCACGAGAGCAGATCGCCGCAGAGGTCCAGGTCACCCTGACCCAGCGCGTGCGGCAGATGATCGAGCTGGCGGGACGTGCCGCTCTCGAGCGTCGCACCGATCCGCAGGCCGCCGCCCAGCGCCTGTGCATCGTGGAGGCCGAGGGTCGATCGGCCCTGCAGGACATGCGCATCACCCTGGGGATGTTGCGTGGGGCGGACGCCAGCGATCCCGGCCCAGGGTGTCAAGCCGAGGAGGTCGCTCACGCCGGGCCGGCCGCAGCTAGCAGCCACCGGCCCTGGACGTTCATCCTCGGGCTGGGACTCGCGGCCACCGCAGTCGTGCTCTTCAACCTCGCCGCTGGCTTCACGGCCGTGGCGGACTACGCCTTCCCGCTGGCACTGGTGGCGCTCGCGGCTCTCGGGGTCCGTGCGATGCAGCGCCAAGGCGAGATCCTGGCGAGGGTCCGACACCAGACCGTCCAGCTGCAAGCACTGCGTGAGGACGCCGCCAGGGCGGCGGTGGTCGAGGAGAAGACGCGCCTGGCCCGAGAGCTCCACGACGTGGTAGCCCACCATCTCGTGGTCATGGTGGTGCAGGCGGGCGCGGCGCGACGCGCCTTGGAGAAAGGGCGTCCCGGTTCGGCCGAGTCGCTCACCGCCGTCGCCAGCACGGGCGCCGAGGTGCTAAACGAGCTGCAGTCCCTCCTGGACCTCGTTGACCCCGGTGCCGCGGCCGGGCCGGCCCACGGCATGTCCGAGCTCGAACTGCTGGTCGACCGGGCCAGGGCCGGCGGGCTGGACGTCGAGTTGAGCGTCCTGGGGCATCGTCGCAGCCTGCCGGGCGGGGTGGATCTGGTTGCGCACCGGATCGTCCAGGAGTCGCTGACCAACGTGATCCGGCACGCTGAGGCCACCTGCGTGCAGGTGGTCATCACGTACGACCCGGACCGGGTGACGATCGAGGTCAAGGACGACGGTCGCGGGCTGCGGGAGGGGACCGCACTGGGCCTGGGGACGCGCGGCATGGAGGAACGAGCGCAGATGTATGGCGGTTCCTGTGAGCTGAGCGAGCTCCCGGCCGGCGGAGCCCGTGTGCTGGCGACTCTGCCCCTGGGGCCGGAAGCAGCCCTAGGGTGA
- a CDS encoding response regulator — MSGLRILIADDQDLVRRGFRLILEAEEDIEVVADAKDGAQAVALAAEMRPDVVLLDIRMPVLDGLEAARRILQQPGQHARVLMLTTFDLDEYVYEALRVGASGFLLKDSSPEQLAAAVRAVAQGESILAPTVISRMIARFTRQPPARNAQRLLARLTPREQEVFVLLARGRSNQEIAGELFLGETTVKTHVARVLGKLGLRDRVQAVVLAYENGVVSPAD; from the coding sequence GTGAGCGGCCTGCGCATTCTCATCGCAGACGATCAGGACCTGGTCCGTCGCGGGTTCAGGCTGATCCTCGAGGCCGAGGAGGACATCGAGGTCGTCGCGGACGCCAAGGACGGCGCCCAGGCTGTCGCCCTTGCCGCCGAGATGCGGCCCGACGTCGTGCTCCTGGACATCCGGATGCCGGTTCTCGACGGGCTCGAGGCTGCACGCCGAATCCTGCAGCAACCGGGTCAGCACGCACGGGTGCTCATGCTCACCACCTTCGACCTCGACGAGTATGTGTATGAGGCTCTGCGCGTCGGCGCCAGTGGGTTCCTGCTCAAGGACTCGTCGCCGGAGCAACTGGCAGCGGCAGTCAGAGCCGTGGCACAGGGCGAGTCGATCCTTGCTCCGACCGTGATCTCACGGATGATCGCGCGGTTCACCCGGCAACCCCCGGCGCGGAACGCCCAGAGACTGCTGGCCAGGCTCACGCCCCGCGAGCAGGAGGTCTTCGTCCTGCTGGCGCGAGGTCGGTCGAACCAGGAGATCGCGGGGGAACTGTTCCTCGGGGAGACCACCGTGAAGACCCACGTGGCCCGCGTCCTGGGCAAACTCGGTCTGCGAGACCGGGTGCAGGCAGTCGTGCTCGCCTACGAGAACGGCGTCGTGAGCCCGGCCGACTGA
- a CDS encoding MerR family transcriptional regulator, whose amino-acid sequence MEITTREAGELLAVTPARVRALIAADTLRARRVGTQWLIDIDSVEQQAALTSAQARGRGMAPRVAWAVGDLVDGGGAQWLSAAERSRLRKRVKGVTKVEVVQKWLRSRSTRVTRCRIGVSDIEALLAEQGVVRTGVSAASAYGLGLGGGASADAYVTKDFEERLTRDFFLIESRTGNLTLRVVDHDLHLRTGRCVDAQVVAPRVMVAVDLAADTDARTRSLGRSLLEAVLTEFRAAES is encoded by the coding sequence ATGGAAATCACCACACGGGAGGCGGGCGAGCTGCTGGCCGTGACGCCGGCGAGAGTTCGCGCGCTCATCGCAGCTGACACGCTGCGCGCTCGACGGGTGGGGACACAGTGGCTGATCGACATCGACAGTGTGGAGCAGCAGGCAGCGCTGACTTCGGCGCAGGCAAGGGGCCGTGGCATGGCCCCCCGCGTCGCGTGGGCCGTTGGAGATCTTGTGGATGGGGGAGGTGCTCAGTGGCTGTCCGCCGCGGAGCGCTCCCGTCTGCGTAAGCGTGTCAAGGGCGTGACCAAGGTTGAAGTAGTGCAGAAATGGCTGAGGTCCCGTTCGACCCGCGTCACTCGGTGCCGCATCGGAGTGAGTGACATCGAGGCGCTCCTGGCAGAGCAAGGTGTGGTCCGGACCGGGGTCAGCGCTGCCTCTGCCTACGGGCTGGGACTCGGTGGTGGAGCCAGTGCCGATGCCTACGTCACCAAGGACTTCGAGGAGCGTCTCACCCGGGACTTCTTCCTGATCGAGAGCAGGACTGGCAACTTGACCCTGCGAGTTGTTGACCACGACCTGCACCTGCGCACAGGCCGGTGCGTGGACGCCCAAGTCGTTGCCCCGCGCGTGATGGTCGCTGTCGATCTGGCAGCTGACACGGATGCCCGGACGCGCAGCCTCGGGCGCAGCCTATTGGAGGCCGTGCTCACCGAGTTCAGGGCAGCCGAGTCATGA
- a CDS encoding FitA-like ribbon-helix-helix domain-containing protein yields MSMLQIRNLPDELHSALAERAREQSVSMSEYVVRLLRRDLARPTIDEWVAEQRADRTPSRHIDVVQTLDEVRMDYDPDERTQSEAPENRSTRP; encoded by the coding sequence ATGAGCATGCTCCAGATTCGCAACCTCCCGGACGAGCTTCACTCCGCGCTCGCCGAGCGTGCACGGGAGCAGAGCGTGAGCATGTCCGAATACGTCGTGCGTCTGCTACGCCGCGATCTCGCCCGGCCCACGATCGATGAGTGGGTCGCCGAGCAGCGGGCTGACCGCACGCCCAGTCGTCACATCGACGTCGTGCAGACCCTTGACGAGGTCCGCATGGACTATGACCCGGACGAGCGCACCCAGTCGGAGGCGCCCGAGAACCGATCGACGCGTCCGTGA
- a CDS encoding type II toxin-antitoxin system VapC family toxin, which yields MRLVLDASAAVNAVLPGPLRELALGRLEGAELLAPDLIDTEVLSALARLSRADVITADEADRALASWQRLPCTRVSVEPLLDDIWDLRQSLRVTDAHYVVLCRVFQATLLTADQRLVRAAPPGVSILTIS from the coding sequence GTGAGGCTAGTCCTCGACGCCAGCGCCGCCGTCAACGCCGTCCTCCCCGGACCCCTGCGCGAGCTGGCCCTCGGTCGGCTGGAAGGCGCAGAACTCCTCGCTCCGGACCTCATCGACACCGAGGTGCTCTCCGCGCTGGCACGGCTCTCTCGTGCCGACGTGATCACGGCCGACGAGGCGGACCGCGCGCTCGCCTCGTGGCAACGGCTCCCCTGCACACGCGTCTCCGTCGAGCCCTTGCTGGACGACATCTGGGACCTGCGCCAGTCGCTGCGGGTCACCGACGCGCACTACGTGGTGCTGTGCCGTGTCTTCCAGGCAACCCTGCTGACCGCCGACCAGCGACTGGTCCGGGCAGCACCTCCCGGAGTCTCCATCCTGACGATTTCGTAG
- a CDS encoding ABC1 kinase family protein — MTEPPQAGLARAAKLSTLPLGAAARAVRGVGRRLSGQSAEDVLAQRQAESARQLFEVLGGLKGGAMKVGQFLSLMESTLPDEQMEAYRESLTRLQSAAPAMSFEAVGRVLEEELGEDWRSLFNSFEETAAASASIGQVHRAVWRDGRPVAVKVQYPGAEQALMADVTALSRVARVSGSFLPGLEMEPILDELRRRLHEEVDYRLEGDAQQQFGQFYAGDPTYAVPGVVDVTQRVLVTEWLDGVPLSSLIDRAPQADRDRAGTAYLRLLLEAPQRAGLLHADPHPGNFLLLPDGRLGVLDYGAVNRLPEGLPDGLSRVLGAAAHGDAEELVEVLRDEGFVRRSVAVDAEAVRGFVNRFLGPLQAEEFTFSREWMRETFADLQDPRAEGFRVSLTLNLPPQYVLVQRVWLGGLAVLSQLEATVPMREIVRSAMPDALR; from the coding sequence ATGACTGAGCCGCCCCAGGCCGGTCTGGCGCGCGCCGCCAAGCTCTCCACCCTGCCGCTCGGTGCCGCTGCCCGTGCCGTCCGCGGGGTGGGCCGGCGGCTGTCCGGTCAGTCAGCCGAGGACGTCCTCGCGCAGCGCCAGGCGGAGTCCGCACGCCAGCTTTTTGAGGTGCTCGGTGGCCTCAAGGGCGGGGCGATGAAGGTGGGCCAGTTCCTCTCCCTCATGGAGTCGACCCTGCCCGATGAGCAGATGGAGGCCTATCGGGAGAGCCTGACCCGGTTGCAGTCCGCAGCGCCGGCAATGTCCTTCGAGGCGGTGGGCCGGGTCCTGGAGGAGGAGCTGGGGGAGGACTGGCGCTCCCTCTTCAACTCCTTCGAGGAGACCGCGGCCGCGTCCGCCTCCATCGGCCAGGTGCACCGGGCCGTATGGCGCGATGGTCGCCCGGTGGCGGTCAAGGTGCAGTATCCGGGGGCCGAGCAGGCGCTGATGGCCGACGTCACCGCGCTCAGCAGGGTCGCCCGGGTCAGTGGCAGTTTCCTGCCCGGTCTGGAGATGGAGCCGATCCTGGACGAGCTGCGTCGCCGGCTCCACGAGGAGGTCGACTACCGGCTGGAGGGCGACGCACAGCAGCAGTTTGGTCAGTTCTATGCCGGCGACCCGACCTATGCCGTCCCAGGAGTGGTCGACGTGACCCAGCGGGTCCTGGTCACCGAGTGGCTGGACGGCGTGCCCCTGTCCAGCCTGATCGACCGCGCACCGCAGGCCGACCGCGACCGTGCGGGCACGGCATACCTGCGGCTGTTGCTGGAGGCCCCGCAACGTGCGGGCCTCCTGCACGCCGACCCGCACCCGGGCAACTTCCTGCTGCTGCCGGACGGGCGCCTCGGGGTGCTCGACTATGGAGCGGTCAACCGGCTCCCTGAGGGTCTGCCTGACGGGCTGAGCCGGGTGCTCGGCGCTGCAGCCCACGGTGACGCCGAGGAGCTCGTCGAGGTGCTGCGTGACGAGGGCTTCGTGCGACGGTCCGTGGCGGTGGACGCCGAGGCGGTCCGCGGGTTCGTGAACCGGTTCCTGGGACCGTTGCAGGCGGAGGAGTTCACCTTCAGCCGCGAGTGGATGCGCGAGACCTTCGCCGACCTGCAGGACCCCCGCGCCGAGGGTTTCCGGGTGAGCCTGACGCTCAACCTGCCGCCGCAGTATGTGCTGGTGCAGCGGGTCTGGCTCGGTGGGCTGGCCGTGCTCTCGCAGCTGGAGGCGACGGTGCCGATGCGCGAGATCGTCCGGTCGGCGATGCCTGACGCCCTGCGCTGA
- a CDS encoding metal-dependent hydrolase family protein, translated as MTLLFTDVAVFDGESDSLQDGPVLVRDGRIVAVGPGAEDQASGPVETIEGRGRTLLPGLIDAHFHAYAVSLDMTINEGRPLSYVAHVAARRLGRALGRGFTTVRDVAGGDAGLAAAIHEGLFASPRYLYTGAALSQTGGHGDPRSPDLDVCLCDGHSVEVVDGVDDLRRAVRERFRTGAHAIKVMTSGGVISLADPLRIPQYSAEELAVVSEEAARRGSYVAAHAYSPEAIVHSVHNGIRSIEHGNLLDEETATLMAQHDAFLVPTLATYAAMDRHGEDLGMPEVSRAKNAEVLDAGQRAVQIALNAGVRVGFGTDLMGALETEQLTGLRLQADAVGTFETLRSATSVNADLIGRADLGRITTGAVADLVLVDGDPLTDIEVLASPEAPREVWQAGNPLRR; from the coding sequence GTGACCCTCCTCTTCACTGACGTGGCAGTCTTCGACGGCGAGTCCGACTCCTTGCAGGACGGCCCGGTCCTGGTCCGCGACGGACGGATTGTCGCGGTCGGCCCCGGCGCCGAGGACCAGGCCAGTGGCCCGGTCGAGACGATCGAGGGCCGTGGTCGCACGCTGCTGCCCGGGCTGATCGACGCCCACTTCCACGCCTATGCCGTGTCTCTCGACATGACCATCAACGAGGGCCGACCGCTGAGTTATGTCGCGCACGTCGCCGCTCGCCGGCTGGGCCGGGCACTGGGCCGCGGGTTCACGACGGTCCGCGACGTCGCCGGCGGGGACGCCGGGCTGGCGGCGGCCATCCACGAGGGACTGTTCGCCTCGCCGCGTTACCTCTACACCGGTGCGGCGCTGAGCCAGACCGGTGGTCACGGCGACCCACGCTCCCCCGACCTGGACGTCTGCCTGTGCGATGGGCACTCGGTCGAGGTCGTCGACGGGGTTGACGACCTGCGCCGGGCCGTGCGCGAGCGCTTCCGCACCGGCGCCCACGCGATCAAGGTGATGACCTCCGGCGGGGTCATCTCACTGGCCGACCCGCTACGCATCCCGCAGTACTCCGCCGAGGAACTCGCGGTCGTCTCGGAGGAGGCCGCCCGCCGCGGCAGCTATGTCGCGGCCCACGCCTACTCCCCCGAGGCCATCGTGCACTCGGTGCACAACGGCATCCGCAGCATCGAGCACGGCAACCTCCTTGACGAGGAGACCGCGACCCTGATGGCGCAGCACGACGCCTTCCTGGTGCCCACCCTGGCCACCTACGCCGCGATGGACCGGCACGGCGAAGACCTCGGTATGCCGGAAGTCTCCCGGGCCAAGAACGCCGAGGTCCTCGACGCGGGCCAGCGCGCCGTGCAGATCGCCCTCAACGCGGGCGTGCGCGTCGGCTTCGGCACCGACCTCATGGGCGCCCTGGAGACCGAGCAGCTCACCGGGTTGCGGCTGCAGGCCGACGCCGTCGGCACGTTCGAGACGCTGCGCTCGGCCACGTCGGTCAACGCCGACCTCATCGGCCGCGCTGACCTGGGGCGCATCACCACGGGCGCAGTCGCCGACCTTGTGCTCGTCGACGGCGACCCGCTCACCGACATCGAGGTCCTCGCCTCCCCGGAGGCACCGCGCGAGGTGTGGCAGGCAGGAAACCCGTTGCGCCGCTGA
- a CDS encoding type II toxin-antitoxin system VapC family toxin, with product MSSEPQVVLDTSAAVPLLVSSHEAHAMVSSWAVGRVLGLSGHALAETYAVLTRLPGDSRVSPADAVRLIDDNFQYRLVLDSEVAGDAHRELARCGVSGGATYDGLVALTARAHDAVLVTRDARARPTYEAVGAQVQVLVDTR from the coding sequence GTGAGCAGCGAGCCGCAGGTGGTGCTCGACACGAGCGCGGCCGTGCCGTTGCTTGTGTCGTCGCACGAGGCGCACGCCATGGTCTCCTCCTGGGCGGTCGGGCGAGTGCTCGGTCTCAGCGGTCATGCTCTTGCCGAGACCTATGCGGTCCTGACCCGGCTGCCCGGCGACTCTCGGGTGAGTCCCGCCGACGCGGTGCGGCTGATTGATGACAACTTCCAGTACCGACTGGTGCTCGACTCCGAAGTGGCGGGAGATGCTCATCGAGAGTTGGCGCGTTGCGGGGTGTCGGGCGGAGCGACCTACGACGGACTGGTCGCCCTGACCGCCCGGGCACACGACGCGGTTCTCGTCACCCGAGACGCCCGGGCCAGGCCCACCTACGAAGCGGTGGGTGCGCAGGTGCAGGTGCTCGTCGACACGCGGTGA
- a CDS encoding AbrB/MazE/SpoVT family DNA-binding domain-containing protein — translation MKATIDSGGRLLLPKSLRDALGLGPGSTVDVSRYGSGVQITPGGRTARLERTEDGRLVATSETVVTDDVMFGLIDSGRR, via the coding sequence ATGAAGGCGACGATTGACTCGGGCGGACGGCTCCTGCTGCCGAAGAGCCTGCGGGACGCATTGGGCCTCGGCCCCGGTTCGACGGTGGATGTGTCGCGTTACGGCAGTGGAGTCCAGATCACACCGGGGGGTCGCACGGCTCGGTTGGAGCGGACCGAGGACGGTCGCTTGGTGGCAACGTCTGAGACTGTCGTCACCGACGACGTGATGTTCGGGTTGATCGACTCGGGCCGGCGGTGA
- a CDS encoding GNAT family N-acetyltransferase translates to MSDTAYPLHTDRLTLRMLREDDIDALTAYRNDPQVSALQDWDLPYPRERAERLVAAHADRDDVQPGTGTQLAIELDGALIGDLYVGLDEHCGIAEIGFSLAAGHQGNGYAGEAASAVVDDLVDRLGVHRIVGELSPDNHASARLLERLGMSFESFAEKSFWWRGAWDDNLHYSMTAEQRRDWRDRPLTPPEEVRLVELSHDNVSSYRRLRTHRSQETFVAPMDMSFVDALFPEPEDGHPVVAVLRGIEGDGEPVGFLMWADAINEGTPDPYLWRYLIDRRHQGRGIGARALAMWTDQLRAAGHTAVETSWVQEKGGPEPFYLKAGFRADGRDGRRRGGRAPQSLMMIRAGHPACVITYSN, encoded by the coding sequence GTGAGCGACACGGCATACCCCCTGCACACCGACCGGCTGACCCTGCGCATGCTGCGGGAGGACGACATCGATGCCCTCACTGCCTATCGCAACGACCCGCAGGTCTCCGCGCTCCAGGACTGGGACCTGCCCTATCCACGGGAGCGCGCCGAACGGCTGGTGGCGGCGCACGCCGACCGCGACGACGTGCAGCCGGGCACGGGGACCCAGCTGGCGATCGAGCTGGACGGGGCGCTGATCGGCGACCTCTATGTCGGGCTGGACGAGCACTGCGGCATCGCCGAGATCGGGTTCTCCCTGGCGGCGGGACACCAGGGCAACGGGTATGCCGGCGAGGCGGCGTCGGCGGTCGTCGACGACCTGGTCGACCGGCTGGGGGTGCATCGGATCGTCGGTGAGCTGTCCCCGGACAATCACGCTTCTGCCCGGCTGCTGGAGCGGCTCGGGATGAGTTTTGAGTCCTTCGCGGAGAAGTCGTTCTGGTGGCGGGGCGCCTGGGACGACAACCTGCACTACTCGATGACCGCCGAGCAGCGGCGCGACTGGCGGGACCGGCCGCTCACGCCACCGGAGGAGGTGCGGCTGGTCGAGCTGAGCCACGACAACGTCTCGAGCTATCGCCGGCTGCGCACGCACCGCTCGCAGGAGACCTTCGTCGCACCGATGGACATGTCCTTCGTCGACGCGCTCTTCCCGGAGCCCGAGGACGGACACCCGGTCGTGGCAGTGCTGCGCGGCATCGAGGGGGACGGCGAGCCGGTCGGCTTCCTGATGTGGGCCGACGCCATCAACGAGGGCACCCCGGACCCCTATCTGTGGCGGTATCTCATCGACCGCCGTCACCAGGGTCGCGGCATCGGCGCCCGCGCGCTGGCGATGTGGACTGACCAGCTGCGGGCTGCGGGGCACACGGCGGTGGAGACCAGCTGGGTGCAGGAAAAGGGCGGTCCCGAGCCGTTCTATCTCAAGGCCGGTTTTCGTGCTGACGGGCGAGATGGACGACGGCGAGGCGGTCGCGCGCCTCAGTCTCTGATGATGATACGTGCAGGTCATCCTGCATGTGTTATCACTTATAGCAATTAG